A part of Amphiprion ocellaris isolate individual 3 ecotype Okinawa chromosome 16, ASM2253959v1, whole genome shotgun sequence genomic DNA contains:
- the znhit2 gene encoding zinc finger HIT domain-containing protein 2 — translation MNPLIRRRLPPSVRSLLTDIGPKEDWTDTEPETQTRDGILLPSRGAGQEGFLTPAVTQEQQATEDGRSTKRSPVCMLCKCKPSCYTCPRCNLQYCGLACYQSPGHSDCSEEFYKESVLRELKEIGKTESEGKKKMHDILLGFRQQAERTHGGMENLLKEAGIVEHDTMEGEGEAAEKVQVVELLSRLSELQQSGDGNTAEIEAILGKLEEIGGRELLTGETNEEAGLEDGELDLADCLSGLDIDKLSEEELWELLSSKEKEGFLGLVKGGALGGLVPLWKPWWEEHEKGGRSLVEVLEEEVSKPERETSTATEEVIQKQGKSATKHKNVKGENRKPTSKSKKSSDVQNVPPISAKIPKLSSLCANPSPLICYGLVSFFFGYSFTLTLFNGDTDSLMFEFCDMILALSEALNSNRVFNSVQEALDCGETLILGGGFLDKEDTLASTRAVEAVAHIMTGRDRKDATGYCLAALSQLRSVLSQARTALSKDGEEGAKRQKYFLASKKCEFFQAWVLDNEHQIRRLAIELWSEHSKRESVRSSMEKAKTVVEQNLKKAKKKENSKLIEELD, via the coding sequence ATGAATCCATTAATTAGACGGAGACTTCCTCCGTCTGTGAGGAGTCTTCTGACAGATATCGGTCCGAAGGAGGACTGGACTGACACGGAGCCTGAAACACAGACCAGAGATGGGATTCTGCTCCCGTCCAGAGGAGCTGGACAAGAGGGCTTTCTTACCCCAGCCGTGACCCAGGAGCAGCAGGCTACAGAGGACGGGAGAAGCACCAAGAGGAGCCCAGTCTGCATGCTGTGTAAATGTAAACCCTCATGCTACACCTGTCCCCGGTGTAACCTCCAGTATTGTGGCTTAGCTTGCTACCAGAGCCCAGGTCACTCTGACTGCTCCGAGGAGTTTTACAAAGAGTCTGTTCTACGGGAGCTGAAGGAAATAGGCAAAACAGAAAgtgagggaaaaaagaaaatgcatgatATTCTTTTGGGCTTCAGACAACAGGCGGAGAGGACACATGGAGGGATGGAAAATTTGTTAAAAGAAGCTGGTATTGTGGAACATGACACCATGGAAGGGGAGGGAGAGGCTGCAGAGAAAGTCCAGGTTGTGGAGCTTCTTTCCAGGTTATCAGAGCTTCAGCAGTCAGGAGACGGGAATACAGCAGAGATAGAGGCTATTTTGGGAAAACTTGAAGAGATAGGAGGACGGGAGCTGCTGACGGGAGAAACTAATGAGGAAGCTGGACTGGAAGATGGTGAGCTGGACTTGGCCGATTGTCTCTCAGGGCTGGATATTGACAAACTTTCAGAAGAGGAGCTGTGGGAACTCCTCAGCAGTAAAGAGAAAGAGGGGTTTCTGGGTCTGGTGAAGGGTGGAGCTCTTGGTGGGCTGGTTCCCTTGTGGAAGCCTTGGTGGGAGGAACATGAGAAGGGAGGGAGATCCCTGGTGGAGGTGCTGGAGGAAGAAGTAAGCAAACCAGAGAGAGAAACTTCCACAGCTACAGAAGAAGTGATTCAGAAACAGGGCAAATCAGCTACAaagcataaaaatgttaaaggaGAAAATAGAAAGCCAACAAGCAAGAGCAAAAAAAGTTCAGATGTCCAAAATGTGCCTCCCATTTCTGCAAAAATTCCAAAGTTAAGTTCCTTGTGCGCAAATCCATCCCCTCTGATATGCTATGGtttagtcagttttttttttggctactCCTTTACCCTGACCCTGTTTAATGGGGACACTGATTCACTCATGTTTGAATTCTGTGACATGATACTTGCTCTGTCTGAGGCGCTGAACTCAAACAGGGTGTTCAACTCTGTCCAAGAAGCCTTAGACTGTGGAGAAACTCTCATTCTAGGTGGAGGTTTCCTCGACAAGGAGGATACTCTCGCCTCAACCAGAGCAGTGGAAGCTGTGGCTCACATCATGACCGGCAGAGACAGAAAGGATGCTACAGGGTACTGTCTGGCAGCCTTGAGTCAGCTTCGCTCAGTGCTCTCCCAGGCCAGAACAGCCCTTTCTAAAGATGGAGAGGAAGGGGCAAAGAGGCAGAAGTACTTCCTAGCCAGCAAGAAGTGTGAATTCTTTCAAGCCTGGGTGTTGGACAATGAGCACCAGATTCGTAGACTGGCTATTGAACTGTGGAGTGAACACAGTAAAAGAGAGAGTGTAAGGAGCAGCATGGAGAAAGCAAAGACTGTAGTTGAGCAGAATTTGAAGAAAGCAAAGAAGAAGGAGAATAGTAAATTAATTGAAGAACTGGACTGA